The nucleotide sequence AAACCGGGGTTCTTACCGACGGAAAGAAGTCTTTAAAGGATTGTGCAATGATGAGTGAGAAGTGAATTGCGGAAAAAAATGCTGTAAAAGGATCTTTGATGGCAAGcaacactccactccacacATTGCCATTCCCTTCGTCATCTTCAAGGATTCCTCCTGCGGAGATAACCTGCCTGTACTGTGCCATAGCTGCCTCTTCCTCCGTGAACCACCGACGACCCGTATTATTGGGGAAGTTGGGAATGAACCAAAAGGCCGTGACAGCAACCAAGACACTAACAATACCCTCCAGGAGGATAAACCATTGCCATGCACGTAGGTCTGCGATGCCGTTCATGTTTGTGAGGATAGCTGCAGCAAGCAAGCTCGAGAAAACGTTAGAGATAATGTTCCCCGCATGCCAAATACCCATCCGCAATGGCGACTCCTTCCTGGTATACCAAGAGGAAGTGAGAAGCGAAACAGCCGGAATGAAAGGCCCCTCAGCAAAGCCTACCAGAAATCGACAAAGACAGAATGCCCAGCCTGATGATAGGGCTGGCATACAGATCGTTACTGCAGACCAGACTAGCATGATGGACGGGAAGAGAATACTCGGTTTCCCCCTCGCAATAAGGACATTTGCTGGTACCTGTGAGATGATGTAGCCGACATAAAAGAGAGAAATGCCAGCGGACCACACAGTATCCGACATGTGCAGGTCACTTTGCATACCGGCGAGGCGGGCGTTAGAGACGTTGATACGATCCAAGTAACTATAAGCGATAAGCATAACCGTCGTTCTATTCAGAAACTGAATAATACTCACCTCATAAGAAGCATCATTGTAACGCAAGGAAGAAACTGCCAGTCTAGCTTGCGCAACACAGTACGATTCAACCTCTGCAGTTCCTCTGGGCTCTTCCCCTGGAGAATGGGGAAGAGTGCTAAGAGTTGATCAGACTGTCGAAGATGTTTCTCTGTTCTCTCCAATCCATTCTCAGAGGCTTCGAGATCCGAGTCTTTGCTGCGTTCCGGGCGTGCCATGTCTCCAGATGTTTGGGGAAATCACTAAATCGTCTTGGTTCAAGCATATTGCTCCCATTATATACGTATCTTACTTGAGAAAAGATCGACCCCTCTACCCCGGATTATCATCAACTACCCCAGATCTATGACCCCTCCCCCGGATTGCCGATTAACATGGCTGTCAAGCATGTCCGACTTGGCATGTCCGATGACCGGAAAATATCCGTAAAGACAGAATATGTCCTAAGTAAATTCTGCTGTAATGTTGAAAACGGCAGGAGAGCATCCAAGCCCAGATTGAACACTTCGTGTCGGACAAGCGTTCATATCATCTGGAGAAAATCCATCGGATATTCTGTTGTAGGGCTATCTATCGGGAGTTCTCCGGAAACATAGTCCAGGCTTGGATATAAAACCGGAACTTCATAATCATGGCTAGCCTATCTTAGCTTATTAGATCTACTCTGGACTTTCAGAAAGGGCAATACTTACTAGCGCCATGGGGACCATACAGCCGCAGTCATCGCTCAATATCAACAACCCCTTCCGGACTCGAATCCTCAACGGCCAGATTACACCACTCATGTCCATAAAATTCATCACGGGCAATGAAATCCCCATGATGTGCAAGATGGCCGGCGTCTACGCCGTCTTCATCGATATGGAGCACTCCTCCCTCGATATACGCACCATAGCCCAGCTCATTCTCGCCTGCAACTACGCGGGTGTCTCCCCCGTCGTTCGCTCGCCATCCAAATTGCACTGGCACATCAGTCGGATACTAGATGCCGGAGCTGCGGCCGTTGTGGTCCCTCATGTTGAAACGATTCAGGAAGTGAAGGATATAGTGAGGCATGCCAAGTTTGCGCCACTGGGTACCAGGGGTTGCACAAATAACCAGCCGGTGATGAATTTTCAGCACGTTCCAACAATTCTTCAGAATGCGATCCTGAATGAACAGACTATGGTTATTCCTATGATTGAGACGCCTGGGGCGGTGGATATTGCGGATGAGATTTTTGCGGTGGACGGTGTTGATGGAGTACTGGTTGGGTCGAATGATTTGTGTACGGACTTGGGGATCCCCGGAAAATACGATAATGAGCTTTACCAAGATGCTGTGAGCAAGGTTATTACTGCTGCCAACAGGGCTAACAAGCCCGTTGGTATTGGTGGAATTGGAAGCAGGTTGGATATTCTAGAGAAATGGTTTAAGATGGGAGCGACCTGGTCTTTGAGTGGTCAGGATGCTTCCATGATTCAGGCGggcttgaagaagatgagcaAGGAATATGCGGAAATTGATGAGCGGTTGCAGAAGCAGTCTTCGGCCCAATAGACCTGCATTCTATGTACGGTATGTGCGAATATCATCCATTGTCTTCGGTTATATTTGAAAACAGTAACATTGGATCGCCGTACGCATATTCACCCAGCCCAGACTCCATACCCCAGAAAGTGCTATCCTCAAGTAAGTTGCCCCACGGGATGAGAGATGTAGAAACGGGCTGTTGCTCGTCCAGCATAGGTTCGTTGGACAACCTGTACCAACTATCTGAGGAGTGAACAAgatgctgctgttgttgaaGGTGGTCAACACCCGGTATGTCATGACTGTCAAGATCACTATTGTGGACAGCAGCTGCTTGATATTGCTCAGTAGTAATGCTCAGTTTCCCCAACACATTCACACGTAATGCTTCATAGACAGCTACATAATGAAGCGCGTCTGGTAAATCCTTTCCCATCTCTTTCAATGTTTTCTCTCCCTGTTGCAATGCCTTCGCGGCATGCATTATCGTCTCTGACTCGTTATTTGTTATCACCGATATGCAGTACATTACCGATAAGCCGGCAGTGAATAGCATCTGGAAATAACTGCGGGTGTATGTAACCTGCTTCCTTTCAAACATTGAAGAGAACTGCGTGATAGTCCTGATCGAGTACTCCAGACAAAGTGAAACCAAATCCTGCGGTGGTATATTGTTGCTATGCTTTGGCACAAGGTCGACTGCCTTGCGTACAAGGAGCAGCTTTTCCCTTATGAGAAGAAGATCATACCATTCCTGTGTCTCGTAGAGGCTCCGTGGATTTGTGAACATTGGTGCCGAGCGCCGCCACTCCTCTAGCTCCGACAATAGCTCATCTAAGCTTGCATGTATCTTTCCACTGGTAGTCATTGAATCTGTCGAAACTTGATTGGTCGCTCCAGTCGCGCGTTCAACCTTTTGTCGGAATCTCTTCTGAATCTTAGAAGTGATCTTACGCAGTCTCAGACACAGGAGGAAAACGGACATTTCAGTATTACTCTCCGGCGCAGACCCTGTGGTAGTGGCTTGACAAAATGAGTCTAAATCGGCAAATGCCCCGGAAGAATTTGCAGCGTCGATCTCTTCGTCATTCGCATCGGCTGGAAAGCAAACATGAATGTCCTCATCCGCGACGGCGGCTGGACGGTCAAGGGTAACCGAACTGTATCTATCAATCATGTAACATTCCCAGAACACCCGTCGTTGCAACTGCTCATGCAAGAAACTAATCTTGCCTTTCACTTTTCGTCGTGGGCTCTTATGCAGGCCCTGCTCGATGCACATACCAATGCACACAGTCGTAAGCTCCCATATTGATGTACCTACGACGTATGTTAGCCCATTATCGCAAATACCTCACTCATGGGCCTCGTACTGATGTGGTGATAGATACCAAATCTCACCACCAATAAAAGATCTTGTATGGCATCGATCCTCCTTGAAAAAGTGGTTCCATCCAGATGCTGCATCGCTGCAAGATAATACCCATATGGGTGATTCTTGTGCGTGCCGGACCGGTACATGCGAATGGACCCAATGGCGAGAATCATAAACGCACGAAACATATCATATTCTGACGGCCGGGGTGTCTGTTGCGCCGAGCGGTCCGCTGAAAAAACAGAATGATACAGCCGTTGCACATCCCGACGGAGCAAAAATGGATTCTGAACGTGAGACCCATTTAGACTTTCGCCTTTAGCATTCATTTAGAGCAAGTCTTAGGCACCTTTTGAGCCACTTACTAGGAGTCAAACATCTCACGTGCTTCCTCGACACTTGGGAGGGAATTCGGCTGCACCGATGTTTCCAGAATTGCCGATGACTTTGACAGGTTTTGGAGTAACTTTAGATTCTGCTCCCTCCATCTCAAATCGGTGAAAAGCAGACTCATGAAACTGATATACCGTTGTCTTAGCATTAATAGTCTATCGTGGGTCTTCTAGAGCGTCGCTCATACCTAATACCGGTTCCTTCAGTATCATTGGGAGACGTATCGAGCTCATTTCCAATTCTTCGTTCTCTGACTGTTGATGACTGCCTCATCACCGCTGGGGAGTGAAAGTCATGTGGCATTTGTGCTTCGAGACTTGATCCCGCCTGAGTATTCTCAGCACGTTGTTCTAGTTGGTATATGTACCTGTTTACGATATAAGCAAACCAGATACATCAAGCTCGCAATGATCATGGCTTACTCTCTCGAAACAGGCTCGCTGCCGTCCACACTGACTGTGTAACAGGAATAGCTGTTTTTCGTGCATGGAGTACACTTCGGTCGACCATTATCGCACTGTGAAAGCGTCTTAGTAACCCCACTATCATTTCAAATGGTTGTTGCGAGACAAACCTTCACCTTTTTCGTATAGCATGATTGACAGGCAGGAAGTCGGGGTGCTTGCTCTTTCCTACCGCCGCTGTTCATGCTGTCTGCGAGCCCAGATCAACGTTTTTATGAACCGCCTTGCCTTGTATTCCTCTCGAGGGTTGAACATTAGGGTGCAATGACAAATTCATTATACAAGACAAAATGCGGGGTGCAAATGCTTGGCTTCCCCGGATTATAACCATCAAATTCATTATGACGGTGCTCTTCACGGCTATGGCCCCTCCAAGGAATGAATTTCCCCGCATTCGGAGTATCCCCGGTTGCCCTCTTGAAGGTACTGTATTGTAACCCGATGATATGGCATCGTACATAGCAACTTTTTTCCCATTTACATTGGAATCATTGTTCTTGTACAAACATGGAGGCAGACAGTCGGACTGCTTCTGCCGCACGACGGAGACTCCAGGCCTGTGAAAGGTGCTGGAAACGCAAACAGAAAGTAACTCCGTGCGCTCTGACTGAATGTGGTAAGCTGAAATTGACAGCGAGCAGTGTGATAAATTGTTGCCAGCATGCACAGCCTGTGTGGAAGCAGGTGCCCAGTGTGGCCCTCGACGGATATCTATCGGACGCGCTCCGGACGAGGGAAACGGTTTCTCCCATGCCGCTGTGCCAAAGTGAGTGCTTCTTTATACAATTTATATAATTAGAAGAACGTAGATTAACATGCAAAGCTATGTCGAAACCCTCAAGAGAAAGGTAGGCGAGCTAGACGGACAGCATCGGCGGCAGCGCGCACGTCTGGATAGTGAGGCGTCTATTGAACTGCAAGGCTCGTCGAACATCGAAACCACTGATACAGAAAACCGAAAAGTTCCTATTCATACACCAGAGACGGGTCACACTAGCATGACAGAGCAGTCAGTACAAGCTGCAATGGGAGAAATAGGATTCCTTTCCCGGAATGCTATGGCCGAGCCGCGCTGCGAGGCTCGGGGATTTCCTCAAGCATTAGCCATGAATAACATGGTTAGAGCTGCTCTTTCTGTTTCTGGGGATAGTCCGTTTCAGTCTTCGCTCCCGTCTTATCATCGCCGAGAGCTTGTGGCTATGATGGGACCCGCTGGCCGGCTCAGCAAAGTGTTTGCTGCACCATATCTCGACAGTTTTATGAACCACATAGGTAGCACATTTCTCCACATTGATCCATTGGAGATGAGGCGATATTTTGATACATTTTTCGAAGGTGGGGGTACTGAAAATGCTGATACTCCATATCGAAATTTCAATGTTTATATGGTAGTAGCCATTGCAATGATGCTTACTTCTGAGCCTGGTATTGAGCTATTTGCAAACTCTTTGCATGGCGCAGCAATGGAAAGCTTCAACATCATTATGGAGGACAATGATAGTTTGAAGATTCTTCGCTGCATCTTTCTGGTGATTATTTATTCTATGTACAGCCCTTCCGGGGGATCGACGTGGCATCTCCTTGGTTTGGCAGTGAAAAAGTCGATATCCCTTCGACTCCATAGGGAGAAACATCATGACACTGGGATATCGTCGGAAGAATCTGACAACAGACGGAATTTCTTCTGGAGTCTTTACACACTCGATCGGTTAGTGCATGCAATTATTACCACAGTTAGAGGAGGGGTTGACAGTCGTACAGTACGGTAGGTTGCGTGTTGGATCGGCCGTTCAATGTTCAAGACGATGACATTTCACTTAACGTAAGACTCCATTCTCTTATATGCCAAGCATTATCTCAACTTAGAACAGTTTCCAATTCGGGATTCGCAAACGTCCGTGAACTTCGACTTTGGCTGTCATATGATCATGCACGCCAGGCTGATGTCGAGCATGCGAGCGTCTTCGTCTGAGCCGTCGGCTTTTCATTATGGTAATCTGTGCTATTGGAAATACACTGAAAAATCTTTCATGAGCCATGTTCATTCAAGCATTGACTTGCCAACACCCGTCATGCAACTCACATGCAGAGCCCTGATTCAGATCGTACAGCTCAGTCGCCGCACAGCATCTTGTGCTAGAGTGATAGGAAAAACTCAGAAAATTAACCAGGAGTCCTCAGAAATTTGTCAAGCATATATAAATAAGGAATACCGTCGCTTCGAGCAAAACGAGTTTGCTGGATCCTTCGTCGACGGCTTGGACTTATTCGCCGCGGGAGTGCTCACCATCTGTGTTCCATCAGCGTCATTGCTGGCAGGAAACTCCGAAGACCAAAGAATAATATCGAAATGCACTGGTTTGTTGACAAGTGTAGGTGGACGCTTCTCGTCATTCAAGGTACTTCCTAGGGTTCTTTGGGCTATGTCGACCGTGGCTTCTCATGGGACATCAAGTGACCAGGTGGGATCAATAGCAATCCGTTTCCATCCCATTACTGACTTTGAGACAGATACTCGAAGATCTCCCGGATATTATACCAGATGCAATACAAGATACCATCGAGGAGTTTTGCCGACGATGTGCGGAGACGTAGGGTTCCGGAGCCGGGAATCCGTCGGACGGAATCCGGTCCGATAGACTCTATATGTAGTACCAAGTCAGTCTTCTAATTATGTGAACTCTTGTTGGAATACAGTCGATTTTTTATGTCAGAACTTGAGAATCTGCAAGTATGGCGCTCGGAGTCGTCGAAGTACCCCGCTCGGTCGCCCGGTTGGCTCCAAGCCCTAAGCCCACGGTCTACGCCCTCGACAGCTTCCCTACTCGGTCTATCGAACATGCGAAAAATCTATTCAACCTCATTCAACCTCATGATGAAGAGTTTAAGAACTGGCGCCAAAATGCTCGAGCCCTCTTGATCCGAGGCTCCTACATCACGGCCGATGACATCGCCAGCTGCCCAAACCTCGTCGCCATCGGCAAACACGGTGTTGGTATCGACAAGATTGACCAAGATGCATGTAAGAGGAGAGGTATCAAGATTCTCAATACGCCTGGCGCCAATGCACGCGACGTTGCCGAGCTTGTCGCTGCCCTGGCTTTGTCTGTTGCTAGGGGAATTCGATCAATCACTACCCGGCAGATGTTCAAGCCTGTGCCCAAGGAGACCTGTAATGGGCTGGTACTGTATCAAAGGACAGTTGGAATTATTGGAATGGGTAACATTGGACGTACGGTAGCGGAGATCTTTCGTGGTGGGTTTGATGCTGAGATTGTTGCCTACGATGCGTATATGCCCGACGACGCTTGGTCGCATATTCCACATGTTCGAGCAAGGAGCGCCGACGAGGTGCTTGTCAGCGCTGATGTGCTCTCGATTCATGTACCCTTGACTCAAGAAACGCGAGGCATGATTTCCTACCGGCAGATTCTGACTATGAAGCCGGACGCTATCCTGATCAATGCCGCTCGGGGTGGGATTGTCAATGAGGCTGATCTTATAAAAGCTTTGTCGGAGGGACGGCTATGGGGTGCAGGCCTTGACTGCCATGAACAAGAGCCTCCAAGTCATGAGAAGTATGGGGAACTATGGAAGAACTTGAATGTGATTAGCACGCCACACATCGGGGCAGCGACTTCTCGAGCGCAATTGGCAAGCGCCATGGCTGCAGTGGACAATCTGTATAGCTACTTGTCAAATTTGTGATATGTTCAGAGCTAGGTACAACTTTCATGTTTTAGTTTTCGCCATCTTTGCTTCGGGAACTCCCCTACAATGCCACTGCACATATTGCACATTTCCCTCCATACTGTCCGTGATAAACAAGGTCTTGCCATCTGGTCCTCCAAAAGTACAATTAGTCAAGTTTTTACCTCCTCCTCGGGCGGTCGCAATTCTTGCTTTCGGAATCCCGTCTGCATCTACAACAAACACCGAACCTAGACTCGGATGACATATGAATAGATTcccctcttcatcaacagcCAATCCATCAGGCCCCGCACAGCCAAAAGACTGGAAGAATAATCCAGCCTTAGTTGTTGTCCCATCTGCGTGAAGAGGAAGTCGCCATACAGCGTTGGACCGGGTCATGGCGACATATAGAAAGCGTTCATCCGGCGAGAGAGCTAGTCCGTTTGGAGAAATGCCGTTGGAGACCAGGCAGTCAAGCTTGCCG is from Aspergillus chevalieri M1 DNA, chromosome 8, nearly complete sequence and encodes:
- a CDS encoding uncharacterized protein (COG:G;~EggNog:ENOG410QDHW;~InterPro:IPR011701,IPR036259;~PFAM:PF07690;~TransMembrane:10 (i58-75o98-121i128-152o158-178i190-210o222-244i297-314o334-352i364-382o388-411i);~go_function: GO:0022857 - transmembrane transporter activity [Evidence IEA];~go_process: GO:0055085 - transmembrane transport [Evidence IEA]); the encoded protein is MARPERSKDSDLEASENGLERTEKHLRQSDQLLALFPILQGKSPEELQRLNRTVLRKLDWQFLPCVTMMLLMSYLDRINVSNARLAGMQSDLHMSDTVWSAGISLFYVGYIISQVPANVLIARGKPSILFPSIMLVWSAVTICMPALSSGWAFCLCRFLVGFAEGPFIPAVSLLTSSWYTRKESPLRMGIWHAGNIISNVFSSLLAAAILTNMNGIADLRAWQWFILLEGIVSVLVAVTAFWFIPNFPNNTGRRWFTEEEAAMAQYRQVISAGGILEDDEGNGNVWSGVLLAIKDPFTAFFSAIHFSLIIAQSFKDFFPSIVDTLGFTEVVTYLIQAPPYVIAYFATLVISWSSGRTLEHCWHIVGPILVSLAGAVLMISTLNVGARYLSLVLLCTGPFVGLNVSMPIFFISKPEGSHRRSHSHYSDSDIMGDNCGPTTKDKAGGPDSHRKLCLFSVTLVYTVLLPSLTRASIPNGWGNNHCWVWIEHHLLYGHPVLVY
- a CDS encoding HpcH/HpaI aldolase family protein (COG:G;~EggNog:ENOG410PNY4;~InterPro:IPR005000,IPR015813,IPR040442;~PFAM:PF03328;~go_function: GO:0003824 - catalytic activity [Evidence IEA]), which codes for MGTIQPQSSLNINNPFRTRILNGQITPLMSIKFITGNEIPMMCKMAGVYAVFIDMEHSSLDIRTIAQLILACNYAGVSPVVRSPSKLHWHISRILDAGAAAVVVPHVETIQEVKDIVRHAKFAPLGTRGCTNNQPVMNFQHVPTILQNAILNEQTMVIPMIETPGAVDIADEIFAVDGVDGVLVGSNDLCTDLGIPGKYDNELYQDAVSKVITAANRANKPVGIGGIGSRLDILEKWFKMGATWSLSGQDASMIQAGLKKMSKEYAEIDERLQKQSSAQ
- a CDS encoding fungal specific transcription factor domain-containing protein (COG:S;~EggNog:ENOG410PV1E;~InterPro:IPR007219;~PFAM:PF04082;~go_function: GO:0003677 - DNA binding [Evidence IEA];~go_function: GO:0008270 - zinc ion binding [Evidence IEA];~go_process: GO:0006351 - transcription, DNA-templated [Evidence IEA]) gives rise to the protein MSTSIWELTTVCIGMCIEQGLHKSPRRKVKGKISFLHEQLQRRVFWECYMIDRYSSVTLDRPAAVADEDIHVCFPADANDEEIDAANSSGAFADLDSFCQATTTGSAPESNTEMSVFLLCLRLRKITSKIQKRFRQKVERATGATNQVSTDSMTTSGKIHASLDELLSELEEWRRSAPMFTNPRSLYETQEWYDLLLIREKLLLVRKAVDLVPKHSNNIPPQDLVSLCLEYSIRTITQFSSMFERKQVTYTRSYFQMLFTAGLSVMYCISVITNNESETIMHAAKALQQGEKTLKEMGKDLPDALHYVAVYEALRVNVLGKLSITTEQYQAAAVHNSDLDSHDIPGVDHLQQQQHLVHSSDSWYRLSNEPMLDEQQPVSTSLIPWGNLLEDSTFWGMESGLGEYAYGDPMLLFSNITEDNG
- a CDS encoding uncharacterized protein (COG:E;~EggNog:ENOG410PW0F;~InterPro:IPR006140,IPR036291,IPR006139,IPR029753, IPR029752;~PFAM:PF00389,PF02826;~go_function: GO:0016616 - oxidoreductase activity, acting on the CH-OH group of donors, NAD or NADP as acceptor [Evidence IEA];~go_function: GO:0051287 - NAD binding [Evidence IEA];~go_process: GO:0055114 - oxidation-reduction process [Evidence IEA]), giving the protein MALGVVEVPRSVARLAPSPKPTVYALDSFPTRSIEHAKNLFNLIQPHDEEFKNWRQNARALLIRGSYITADDIASCPNLVAIGKHGVGIDKIDQDACKRRGIKILNTPGANARDVAELVAALALSVARGIRSITTRQMFKPVPKETCNGLVLYQRTVGIIGMGNIGRTVAEIFRGGFDAEIVAYDAYMPDDAWSHIPHVRARSADEVLVSADVLSIHVPLTQETRGMISYRQILTMKPDAILINAARGGIVNEADLIKALSEGRLWGAGLDCHEQEPPSHEKYGELWKNLNVISTPHIGAATSRAQLASAMAAVDNLYSYLSNL